The following are from one region of the Anaeropeptidivorans aminofermentans genome:
- the sigH gene encoding RNA polymerase sporulation sigma factor SigH, with translation MTEPYENLSDKELIHLIRNDDKSAQEYIISRYKSLVKIVARAYFILGGDKDDIIQEGMIGLFKAVNEYNESKKTDFSSFASLCINRQIINAIEKAGRKKHLPLNNYLSFDKDISGRNTFSFIESLGSFQSPEEMFIDKENLRLIEDFIKASLSKFEYQVFSFFIIGRSQKEIAEALSKNEKSIDNAIQRIRKKLFKMFEEKSLTKGNLYAKI, from the coding sequence TTGACGGAACCCTATGAGAACCTAAGCGATAAAGAATTAATCCACTTAATAAGAAATGATGACAAATCTGCTCAGGAATACATAATAAGCAGGTATAAAAGCCTTGTAAAAATCGTTGCCAGAGCATATTTTATTCTAGGCGGCGACAAAGACGACATTATTCAAGAAGGTATGATCGGTCTTTTTAAGGCTGTAAATGAATATAACGAAAGCAAAAAAACGGATTTTTCAAGCTTTGCAAGTCTTTGCATAAACCGTCAGATTATAAACGCCATAGAAAAAGCAGGACGTAAAAAACACCTTCCCTTAAATAATTATTTATCCTTTGATAAGGATATTTCAGGCCGCAATACTTTTTCTTTTATAGAATCTTTAGGAAGCTTCCAAAGCCCTGAGGAAATGTTTATAGATAAAGAAAATTTACGTCTTATAGAAGATTTTATAAAAGCCTCTCTTTCAAAATTTGAATATCAGGTTTTTTCCTTTTTTATAATAGGAAGAAGCCAGAAAGAAATTGCAGAAGCCCTTTCTAAAAATGAAAAATCTATAGATAATGCTATTCAAAGAATACGCAAAAAGCTTTTTAAAATGTTTGAGGAAAAAAGCTTGACTAAAGGTAATTTATATGCTAAAATCTAA
- a CDS encoding DUF1540 domain-containing protein translates to MADQEIKCRVETCRYHNKENMCTLRDIVVGKQNNSPNSKSDTECASFEVE, encoded by the coding sequence TTGGCAGACCAGGAAATCAAATGCAGGGTTGAAACATGTAGGTATCACAACAAAGAAAACATGTGTACCCTTAGAGACATTGTTGTGGGGAAGCAGAACAATAGTCCTAATTCAAAATCCGACACTGAATGCGCAAGCTTTGAAGTAGAGTAA
- a CDS encoding pyridoxal phosphate-dependent aminotransferase: MKLSTKALQVKASSTLSITATAKKMKADGIDVVAFTAGEPDFDTPAHIKEAAIEAINSGFTRYTDSSGTLELRQAICDKLKNDNGLHYEPSQIVVSNGAKHSLTNAFIAILDPEDEVLIPAPYWLSYPEMVHIAGGVAVGVPSGAEKGYKVTPEDLEKYLTNKTKAFIINSPNNPTGVVYSREELQALADFAVKHDLYVISDEIYEKLVYSSVEHVSIASFNEEIYKRTIVINGFSKGYAMTGWRLGYAAAPKEIAAAMGNVQSHMTSNACSITQKAGYAALTGCQQSVEDMRVDFEKRRDYIFERASKIPHIKVMKPEGAFYLFIDLSALYGKAVNGVEIKSAADAASILVKDYNVVVIPCADFGSPDNIRLSYAISHENIKKGMDRIEKFINDNF; this comes from the coding sequence ATGAAACTTTCGACAAAGGCTTTGCAGGTTAAGGCTTCTTCTACTTTGAGCATAACCGCTACGGCTAAGAAAATGAAAGCTGACGGTATTGACGTTGTAGCGTTTACTGCCGGTGAGCCGGATTTTGATACGCCTGCTCATATTAAAGAGGCGGCTATTGAGGCCATTAACAGCGGTTTTACAAGGTATACCGATTCCTCAGGTACCCTTGAACTTAGGCAGGCCATATGCGATAAGCTTAAAAATGATAATGGCCTTCATTACGAACCATCTCAGATAGTAGTTTCAAACGGTGCCAAGCATTCTCTTACAAATGCTTTTATAGCAATATTAGACCCTGAGGACGAGGTTTTAATCCCTGCTCCTTACTGGCTTAGCTATCCTGAAATGGTACATATTGCAGGCGGCGTTGCTGTCGGTGTTCCATCAGGCGCGGAAAAAGGCTATAAAGTTACGCCAGAAGACCTCGAAAAGTATCTTACCAATAAAACAAAGGCCTTTATTATAAATTCCCCCAACAATCCTACAGGCGTTGTTTATTCAAGGGAAGAATTACAGGCTTTAGCTGATTTTGCCGTAAAGCATGATTTATATGTAATCTCTGACGAAATATATGAAAAGCTTGTATATAGTTCAGTTGAACATGTAAGCATCGCTTCCTTCAATGAAGAAATATACAAAAGAACAATCGTTATAAACGGTTTTTCAAAGGGATACGCCATGACAGGCTGGAGGCTTGGCTACGCAGCAGCCCCAAAAGAGATTGCAGCGGCCATGGGTAATGTTCAAAGCCATATGACCTCAAATGCCTGCAGCATCACTCAGAAGGCCGGATATGCCGCTTTAACAGGCTGTCAGCAAAGCGTTGAAGATATGAGAGTAGATTTTGAAAAGAGAAGAGACTATATCTTCGAAAGAGCTTCAAAAATACCTCATATTAAGGTAATGAAGCCCGAAGGTGCATTTTACCTTTTCATAGACCTTTCTGCCTTATATGGAAAAGCAGTAAACGGTGTTGAAATCAAATCTGCAGCAGACGCAGCATCTATTTTAGTTAAAGACTATAACGTAGTTGTAATACCCTGCGCTGATTTCGGAAGCCCTGATAACATTAGGCTTTCTTACGCAATATCCCATGAAAATATCAAAAAAGGTATGGACAGAATAGAGAAATTTATTAATGATAATTTCTAA
- the rlmB gene encoding 23S rRNA (guanosine(2251)-2'-O)-methyltransferase RlmB, producing the protein MEKKRNMPIKKTADNKSPRFKKDNTSDRRPGRFSERPRRDFVDELNEGLILEGRNAVLEAVNSGRTIDKILVKNGPVEGSINVIVAKAKEKGIVIGEVSKTRLDELSQSGNHQGIIAMCPAHEYVEVSDILKIARDKNEDPFIIILDGITDPHNLGAIMRTADCCGAHGIIIPKRRTALLTGIVSKTSAGAIEYVPVAKVTNLAQVIEDLKKEGLWIASGHTHGKPYFKSDLKGPIALVIGSEGEGISKIIEKKSDFLLKIPMYGEISSLNASVAAGLLMYEVVRQRKFI; encoded by the coding sequence GTGGAGAAAAAGAGGAATATGCCCATAAAGAAAACGGCAGACAATAAAAGCCCGAGGTTTAAAAAAGATAATACGTCCGACAGAAGGCCCGGTAGGTTTTCAGAAAGACCCAGGAGAGACTTTGTTGACGAATTAAATGAAGGCCTTATCCTTGAAGGAAGAAATGCCGTATTAGAAGCTGTAAACAGCGGAAGAACAATAGATAAGATTCTTGTTAAAAACGGCCCTGTGGAAGGAAGCATTAACGTCATCGTAGCAAAGGCCAAAGAAAAAGGCATTGTTATCGGAGAGGTTTCTAAAACAAGGCTTGACGAATTAAGCCAGTCCGGAAATCATCAGGGAATCATCGCCATGTGCCCTGCCCACGAATATGTTGAGGTTTCAGATATTTTAAAAATTGCAAGAGATAAAAATGAAGACCCGTTTATCATTATTCTTGACGGCATCACAGACCCTCATAATTTAGGTGCCATTATGAGAACTGCAGACTGCTGCGGTGCCCACGGAATCATTATCCCCAAAAGAAGAACAGCCCTGCTCACAGGTATCGTGAGTAAAACTTCTGCCGGAGCCATCGAATATGTTCCTGTTGCAAAGGTAACGAATTTGGCTCAGGTCATTGAGGATTTAAAAAAGGAAGGGCTTTGGATAGCAAGCGGCCATACCCATGGCAAACCATATTTTAAATCTGATTTAAAAGGTCCTATTGCCCTCGTTATAGGCAGTGAAGGTGAAGGCATCTCTAAAATAATTGAAAAAAAGAGTGATTTCCTGCTTAAAATTCCTATGTATGGAGAAATATCTTCCCTTAATGCATCGGTTGCCGCCGGACTTTTAATGTATGAAGTAGTTAGGCAGAGAAAATTCATATAG
- a CDS encoding stage III sporulation protein AF — translation MGQFIDYINNIAMMLIFVSFTGMILPEEKYKKYINLIIGIIIIIVITGPILELFSKRNLKAEDIMKSMELSINKSMMAKESGFYKEEELVLVLDVYKESIYGQLETIVRNEGYEIRDYNIEISRSEDSFGEIEDIYMALSPLKEKEKKEKLIKIEKIEIKPGLSLNNFKSSDFSAIEEEEEIKSIKNYILSFYNLSVDNIHIIVSKE, via the coding sequence ATGGGTCAATTCATTGATTATATAAATAATATTGCCATGATGCTGATATTTGTAAGTTTTACCGGAATGATTCTTCCGGAGGAAAAATATAAAAAATATATTAATTTAATCATAGGAATCATCATAATCATCGTGATAACGGGGCCTATACTTGAGCTTTTTTCCAAAAGAAATTTAAAGGCTGAAGACATTATGAAAAGCATGGAGCTTTCTATCAATAAATCCATGATGGCGAAAGAAAGCGGGTTTTATAAAGAGGAAGAGCTTGTTCTTGTCCTTGATGTATATAAAGAGAGCATTTACGGCCAGCTTGAAACAATTGTAAGAAATGAAGGTTATGAAATAAGAGATTATAACATAGAAATTAGTAGGTCGGAAGATAGCTTTGGAGAAATAGAAGATATTTATATGGCTCTCTCTCCTTTAAAAGAAAAGGAAAAGAAGGAAAAGCTTATAAAAATCGAAAAAATAGAAATAAAGCCGGGGCTTTCTTTAAACAATTTTAAGTCGTCTGATTTTTCAGCAATCGAAGAAGAGGAAGAAATAAAAAGTATAAAAAATTATATTTTAAGCTTCTATAATTTGTCCGTTGATAATATACATATTATAGTAAGCAAAGAATAA
- a CDS encoding stage III sporulation protein AE yields MKKIIILSLILIAFIHIDAYAYDDKEILGRQLDALDFSQVKSTIQKSSATFKPDFDSLVKEAIAGELDISFGAIVKKAGELAFSEFFENMDILKELILIGILSALLKNLTFSFKNKSVGEMGFYITYIALVMVLFSSFKIAYGIFEDFVVQISAFIQAAVPLMVSLIIMSGNVSGGYVFNSLMFFSANLIITLIKSVIMPLIMVIASVNIINYLTENEMLTNFSKLMKDIISWLLKLATMGFMFILSIQRISVPVLNNIAAKTAKTAVNAVPVVGETLTGAVDIVMFWANACKSGVSAAVLIAFIGLMATYVIKIGVFIVIYKLTAAVIQPICDKRIVECINTMGSYAALMLSSAFIVALMFVFSVMIVLSF; encoded by the coding sequence ATGAAAAAGATTATAATTTTATCTTTAATATTGATTGCATTTATCCATATAGATGCCTATGCCTATGACGATAAAGAAATCCTTGGCCGCCAGCTTGATGCGTTGGATTTTTCCCAGGTGAAAAGCACGATACAAAAATCCTCGGCGACATTTAAACCTGATTTTGATAGCCTTGTTAAAGAGGCCATAGCAGGAGAGCTGGATATTTCTTTCGGGGCCATAGTAAAAAAGGCAGGAGAGCTTGCTTTCAGCGAGTTTTTTGAAAATATGGATATTTTGAAAGAGCTTATTTTAATAGGCATTCTTTCAGCCCTTTTAAAAAATCTTACTTTTTCTTTTAAAAATAAATCCGTCGGGGAAATGGGATTTTATATTACATATATAGCACTTGTCATGGTGCTTTTTTCGTCTTTTAAAATAGCCTATGGTATATTTGAGGATTTTGTTGTACAAATATCCGCTTTTATTCAAGCGGCTGTTCCCCTTATGGTTAGTCTAATTATCATGAGCGGCAATGTAAGCGGAGGGTATGTATTTAATTCACTTATGTTTTTCTCGGCAAATCTCATAATTACATTAATTAAAAGTGTCATTATGCCTCTTATTATGGTAATTGCCTCTGTAAATATCATCAATTATCTTACAGAAAATGAAATGCTTACAAACTTTTCAAAACTAATGAAGGATATTATTTCATGGCTTTTAAAGCTTGCAACCATGGGCTTTATGTTTATCCTTTCCATTCAAAGAATAAGTGTTCCCGTATTGAATAATATTGCCGCAAAAACAGCAAAAACCGCTGTAAACGCAGTTCCGGTAGTAGGGGAGACATTGACCGGTGCGGTGGATATTGTAATGTTCTGGGCCAATGCCTGCAAATCAGGGGTATCTGCGGCGGTTTTAATTGCTTTTATAGGGCTTATGGCTACTTATGTAATTAAAATAGGGGTATTTATCGTCATTTATAAGCTTACTGCCGCCGTAATACAGCCTATCTGCGATAAAAGAATCGTTGAGTGCATCAATACCATGGGAAGCTATGCGGCTCTCATGCTTTCCTCGGCGTTTATCGTTGCCCTGATGTTTGTTTTTTCCGTAATGATCGTGCTTTCGTTCTAG
- a CDS encoding stage III sporulation protein AB, with the protein MIIKIAGIVFVMLATTFMGFYYAGKDIFRIKDLLEMKKALNILKSEIEYSLTPLPEAMNNISQKIDGDVGKIFKAFYEEAEKSKKSGIYEIWLKAITESKGFLYFENEDIESFKSFGRTLGYLDKNMQINNIMLTIEYIDEKTEYLSEASQKSKKLYGSLGILSGLIICIVLA; encoded by the coding sequence ATGATAATAAAAATTGCAGGTATCGTTTTTGTTATGCTGGCCACTACATTTATGGGCTTTTATTATGCAGGCAAGGATATTTTTAGAATTAAGGATCTTTTGGAAATGAAAAAGGCCTTAAATATTTTAAAGTCTGAAATAGAATATTCTTTAACGCCGTTACCCGAAGCAATGAATAATATTTCCCAAAAGATAGATGGAGACGTAGGAAAAATATTTAAAGCCTTTTATGAAGAAGCTGAGAAGAGTAAAAAATCAGGCATCTATGAAATATGGCTGAAAGCAATAACAGAAAGCAAGGGTTTCCTTTATTTTGAAAATGAAGATATTGAAAGCTTTAAGTCCTTTGGCAGAACTTTAGGTTATCTTGATAAAAATATGCAGATTAATAATATCATGCTTACGATAGAATATATTGACGAAAAAACGGAATACCTCAGCGAAGCTTCTCAGAAAAGCAAAAAGCTTTATGGGAGCTTAGGCATACTTTCAGGACTCATCATATGTATTGTATTAGCTTAG
- the spoIIIAA gene encoding stage III sporulation protein AA produces MKKEVLIEYLSESISSLFERVENAYIKEVEELRLRAKKPLIVKIKTKEYYLSKEKGLTLDMNKAYRTSIEDIKKTLELMSNFSLYSIGDELKNGYITLPGGHRVGISGKTVSEGGLVKTISYVSGLNIRLSHEIIGCSDKIIEEITLPNIKHTLIISPPGCGKTTLLRDIARQLSNGVEGMFKGVNTCIVDERSEIAGCYMGVAQNDIGMRTDVLDGCPKAVGMMMFLRSMAPKVIIVDEIGSKDDVKAIESIVNAGVKIISTIHGNSIEDVMEKPDMAELIKRRIFERYILLGYKNGPGHIEAVYGPDLRRVNI; encoded by the coding sequence ATGAAAAAAGAAGTTTTAATAGAATATCTTTCGGAAAGCATATCTTCTCTTTTTGAAAGGGTTGAAAACGCTTATATAAAAGAAGTAGAAGAGCTTCGCTTAAGAGCAAAGAAGCCCCTCATAGTTAAAATAAAAACAAAGGAATATTATCTATCAAAAGAAAAGGGGCTTACATTGGACATGAATAAAGCCTATAGGACAAGCATAGAAGATATAAAAAAGACCCTTGAGCTCATGAGTAATTTTTCCCTTTATTCCATAGGGGACGAGCTTAAAAACGGATATATAACCCTTCCCGGAGGCCATAGAGTAGGAATAAGCGGAAAAACCGTATCAGAAGGCGGTTTAGTCAAAACCATTTCTTATGTCAGCGGATTAAATATAAGGCTAAGCCATGAAATCATAGGCTGCTCCGACAAAATAATAGAAGAAATTACTCTTCCCAATATAAAGCATACTTTGATAATCTCACCCCCCGGCTGCGGAAAGACGACCCTTTTAAGAGATATTGCAAGGCAGCTTTCAAACGGAGTGGAAGGCATGTTTAAAGGGGTTAATACATGCATTGTAGATGAGCGTTCCGAAATAGCCGGATGTTATATGGGGGTTGCTCAAAATGATATAGGGATGAGAACGGACGTTCTGGACGGCTGCCCTAAGGCTGTGGGAATGATGATGTTTTTACGGAGCATGGCTCCTAAGGTAATTATCGTAGACGAAATAGGGAGCAAAGATGACGTCAAAGCCATAGAAAGCATTGTGAACGCCGGCGTTAAAATTATATCTACAATTCATGGAAACTCAATTGAAGATGTGATGGAAAAGCCGGATATGGCGGAGCTTATAAAAAGAAGAATATTTGAAAGATATATTCTTTTGGGATATAAAAACGGTCCGGGACATATCGAGGCCGTATACGGCCCGGATTTAAGGCGGGTGAATATATGA
- a CDS encoding CPBP family intramembrane glutamic endopeptidase, with protein sequence MIKALSDIQHDKHGMKAIFHVVMGVIILFIGNLLASLPVDLFYAITKLEASILLAVIRPVLEITVLSLLVCLYISKVLKLPLGDFRICKPKSIMMWSVCAFILPLVVSGFFVFMTPGTFSASNFEMSKNIRIMLRAVFSSCLVAGITEELVFRGLIMHVLEIRWGKTIAVVVPSVLFGLLHIFNMNSPNITDILILVIAGTAVGIMFSLIAIQSNSIWASAIVHGIWNLIIIGRILEISIEPSSAIFTYKLTSESKLLTGGAFGIEASLPAIVGYSTVIAIAFLLLKKSDGKKADSL encoded by the coding sequence ATGATAAAGGCTTTATCGGATATACAGCACGACAAGCATGGGATGAAGGCAATCTTTCATGTGGTGATGGGAGTTATTATTCTATTTATCGGAAATCTTTTAGCATCACTGCCTGTTGACTTGTTTTATGCCATAACAAAACTAGAAGCTTCAATTTTATTAGCAGTGATTAGGCCAGTGTTAGAGATAACCGTACTTTCACTGCTTGTATGTCTGTATATCAGTAAAGTTTTGAAACTGCCTTTGGGGGATTTTCGTATATGCAAACCTAAAAGCATCATGATGTGGAGTGTATGCGCTTTCATACTTCCTCTTGTAGTATCAGGATTTTTTGTTTTTATGACTCCCGGAACTTTCTCTGCATCTAATTTTGAGATGTCAAAAAATATTAGGATTATGCTGCGTGCCGTTTTCAGCTCATGCCTAGTTGCTGGAATAACAGAAGAATTGGTGTTTCGCGGATTGATAATGCATGTACTGGAAATCAGATGGGGGAAAACTATTGCAGTCGTTGTTCCGTCGGTATTGTTTGGATTGCTGCACATTTTTAATATGAATAGTCCCAATATTACTGATATTCTTATTCTGGTAATCGCGGGCACTGCTGTAGGCATTATGTTCTCTCTGATAGCAATTCAAAGCAACTCAATATGGGCAAGTGCTATCGTGCATGGTATATGGAACCTTATTATAATTGGCAGGATATTAGAAATAAGTATCGAACCGTCATCAGCAATATTCACTTACAAATTAACATCTGAATCCAAATTGTTGACAGGCGGTGCATTTGGCATTGAGGCTTCTTTGCCTGCAATCGTTGGATATAGTACTGTAATAGCTATCGCTTTTCTTTTACTGAAAAAAAGCGATGGGAAAAAAGCTGATTCGCTATAG
- a CDS encoding dipeptidase, whose product MFYLVDAHADTFVKAKDLNADIYDNDIQISIKKLQKFNNSLQFFAICLANTKVFDSYHWYLDNLNFYLDNLNKYSEYIAPVKVFSDIEKNNKDKKISSVLAIEGAEVLRGSTDKLYEAYEKGVRSINLTWNNNNELGCSSMAEVKEGLTDTGKEFLKIMNDLGIIADVSHLSQKGFWDICELSTKPFIASHSNSYTVCKHPRNLTDEQLKALGEKGGVAGLNLCDAFLREGGYASMDDLIRHLEAMLKLAGEDHVGLGCDLDGIGPHKNPDFEIKDVSNMDTLYERCLKEFGKNTTEKIFSLNFLRVMKDIMK is encoded by the coding sequence ATGTTTTATTTAGTTGATGCTCATGCCGATACATTTGTAAAAGCTAAGGATCTAAATGCTGATATATACGATAATGATATTCAAATAAGCATTAAAAAACTTCAAAAATTTAATAACTCACTGCAGTTTTTTGCTATCTGCCTTGCCAACACAAAAGTTTTCGACAGTTACCATTGGTATCTGGATAATTTGAATTTTTATTTAGATAATTTGAATAAATATTCTGAATATATAGCCCCTGTCAAAGTATTTTCCGATATAGAAAAAAATAATAAAGATAAAAAGATATCTTCCGTTCTTGCCATAGAGGGTGCCGAGGTTTTAAGAGGAAGCACCGATAAGCTTTATGAAGCCTATGAAAAGGGCGTTCGCTCTATTAATTTAACATGGAATAATAATAACGAGCTTGGCTGCTCCAGCATGGCAGAAGTAAAAGAAGGCCTTACAGATACGGGTAAAGAATTTTTAAAAATTATGAATGACCTTGGCATTATCGCAGACGTTTCCCACCTTTCTCAAAAAGGCTTTTGGGATATCTGTGAATTAAGCACAAAACCGTTTATTGCTTCCCATTCAAATTCCTATACAGTTTGCAAGCATCCGAGAAATCTTACTGATGAGCAGCTTAAAGCCCTTGGAGAAAAGGGCGGAGTTGCAGGCCTTAATTTATGTGACGCTTTCTTAAGAGAAGGCGGATATGCTTCAATGGATGATTTAATAAGGCATTTAGAAGCAATGCTTAAACTGGCAGGTGAAGACCATGTAGGCTTAGGATGTGACCTTGACGGAATAGGACCTCATAAAAACCCTGATTTTGAAATAAAAGACGTTTCCAATATGGACACATTATATGAAAGATGCTTAAAAGAATTCGGCAAAAACACCACGGAGAAGATATTCTCCCTTAATTTCTTAAGAGTAATGAAGGACATTATGAAATAA
- the spoIIIAD gene encoding stage III sporulation protein AD gives MDIIQVAAIGIIGAMLSITIKKQTPEIALVISIAASVLIFFMVIPKISAVFELLEKISSNISGGTGFVPVILKIIGIAYIAEFASQICTDAGESAIASKIDLAAKVLIMVLSAPIILTLLDLIM, from the coding sequence GTGGATATTATCCAGGTTGCGGCAATTGGCATCATAGGCGCAATGCTTTCTATTACAATAAAAAAGCAGACTCCGGAAATTGCACTTGTAATTTCAATAGCTGCATCGGTACTGATATTTTTCATGGTAATACCTAAAATTTCCGCCGTGTTTGAACTATTGGAGAAAATATCTTCCAATATATCAGGAGGAACGGGTTTTGTACCTGTAATATTAAAAATTATAGGTATCGCCTATATTGCGGAATTTGCCTCCCAAATATGCACAGACGCAGGAGAAAGTGCTATTGCGTCTAAAATAGATTTGGCAGCTAAGGTACTTATTATGGTTCTAAGTGCACCGATTATACTTACGCTTTTGGATTTAATTATGTAA
- a CDS encoding NYN domain-containing protein, with protein MAIGRKEEYLLVDGYNIIFAWEELSLLAEYSLEDARLRLLDILSDYKGFSGINIITVFDAHKVKENVGAEEVYNGNITVVYTKELETADQYIERMTNLLSKDNIVRVATSDSLEQIIIMGRGAQRISARDLLYEIRSAKNKQKTQYIDKKPIKRNMLFDNLDPKMKIQLEKMRMQKGDKLDGTL; from the coding sequence ATGGCTATAGGCAGAAAAGAGGAATATTTACTTGTTGACGGCTATAATATTATATTCGCGTGGGAAGAGCTGAGCCTTTTAGCCGAATACAGTCTTGAAGATGCACGCTTAAGACTTTTGGATATATTAAGCGATTATAAAGGATTCAGCGGGATAAATATTATAACCGTATTTGATGCTCATAAGGTTAAGGAAAATGTAGGCGCTGAGGAAGTATACAACGGTAACATTACCGTTGTATACACCAAAGAGCTTGAAACTGCCGACCAATATATAGAGCGCATGACAAATCTCCTCTCCAAAGATAATATTGTCAGAGTCGCAACCAGTGACAGTCTTGAACAAATAATCATTATGGGAAGAGGCGCTCAGAGAATTTCTGCAAGGGATTTGCTCTATGAAATAAGGAGCGCGAAAAACAAACAAAAAACTCAATATATAGATAAAAAGCCTATAAAAAGAAATATGCTTTTCGACAATCTTGATCCTAAGATGAAAATACAGCTTGAAAAAATGCGTATGCAAAAGGGTGATAAACTTGACGGAACCCTATGA
- a CDS encoding Mini-ribonuclease 3 gives MDKEKIENYLDLIDKSAYTPSDISMMPALNLAYIGDCVFELLVRSKIISENKSAVNILHKRSSSFARAGAQSEMYYNIIDFLKEDELSVLKRGRNAKSQTKAKNATVSEYRHATGLEALFGYLFLKGDNKRIIELFEICTNKREKNSGEKEEYAHKENGRQ, from the coding sequence ATGGATAAAGAAAAAATAGAAAATTATCTTGATTTAATAGACAAATCTGCTTACACCCCCTCCGATATCAGCATGATGCCGGCGCTGAACCTTGCCTATATCGGAGATTGTGTATTCGAACTGCTTGTAAGAAGCAAAATAATATCGGAAAACAAATCAGCAGTAAATATTTTGCATAAAAGATCGTCAAGCTTTGCGAGAGCCGGCGCCCAGTCGGAAATGTATTACAATATTATTGACTTTTTAAAAGAAGATGAGCTTTCGGTTTTAAAAAGAGGCAGAAACGCAAAAAGCCAGACTAAGGCAAAAAACGCCACCGTTTCGGAATACCGTCATGCCACAGGCCTTGAAGCGCTTTTCGGCTATTTATTTTTAAAAGGAGATAATAAAAGAATAATAGAATTGTTTGAAATATGTACAAATAAGAGGGAGAAAAACAGTGGAGAAAAAGAGGAATATGCCCATAAAGAAAACGGCAGACAATAA
- the spoIIIAC gene encoding stage III sporulation protein AC produces MEIGVVFQIAAVGILVAVLNQVLNSVGRSEQATMTTLAGLVIVLFWVVQYISELFQTIQTLFKL; encoded by the coding sequence ATGGAGATAGGTGTTGTTTTTCAAATAGCGGCAGTAGGAATATTAGTAGCTGTTTTAAATCAGGTTTTAAACAGCGTAGGAAGAAGCGAACAGGCCACCATGACAACGCTTGCCGGCCTCGTCATCGTTCTTTTCTGGGTGGTACAGTACATAAGCGAGCTTTTTCAGACAATACAGACCCTTTTTAAATTGTAA
- a CDS encoding SpoIIIAH-like family protein yields the protein MFVVKRNQVIITALIVMIAVAGYLNYTDKKFEPSEGFVYSEEGNISALVPDTSNNSVYVNSQDNQTVNMANLTNDNVIKDNPSIALTPELSNTQGTPDGSQAATENTEPKPGEALFVNSSTDSSYFVQAKLDREQSRSKQRELLMDLINNENLEQAKKAEVADEMLTIQQKIEKESAAEAMIEAKGFKEVFVRIDDNTVDVVVNKENLTDSEIAQIEDIIKRKTGIEVENIRISPMKNNNTAK from the coding sequence ATGTTCGTAGTTAAAAGAAATCAAGTTATAATTACAGCCTTAATCGTAATGATTGCCGTTGCGGGCTATTTAAACTATACAGATAAGAAGTTTGAGCCTTCGGAAGGCTTTGTTTACAGCGAAGAGGGGAATATTTCCGCTCTCGTACCGGATACTTCCAACAACAGCGTTTATGTAAATTCTCAGGATAATCAGACTGTAAATATGGCGAATCTTACTAACGACAATGTTATTAAAGATAATCCAAGCATTGCCCTTACTCCTGAGCTTTCAAATACTCAAGGAACCCCAGACGGATCTCAGGCAGCTACTGAAAATACAGAGCCGAAGCCAGGCGAAGCCCTTTTCGTAAATTCCTCAACAGATTCTTCCTATTTTGTTCAGGCGAAGCTTGATAGGGAGCAATCCAGAAGCAAACAAAGAGAGCTTCTCATGGACCTTATCAATAATGAAAACCTTGAGCAGGCTAAAAAAGCTGAAGTAGCAGATGAAATGCTCACAATTCAGCAGAAAATAGAGAAGGAATCCGCAGCAGAAGCGATGATAGAAGCCAAAGGTTTCAAAGAAGTATTCGTAAGGATAGACGATAATACGGTTGACGTAGTTGTAAACAAAGAAAACCTTACAGATTCTGAAATCGCTCAGATTGAAGACATTATCAAGAGAAAAACCGGTATAGAAGTTGAAAATATAAGAATAAGCCCAATGAAAAACAATAATACAGCAAAATAG